In Phragmites australis chromosome 17, lpPhrAust1.1, whole genome shotgun sequence, the following are encoded in one genomic region:
- the LOC133897630 gene encoding chloroplast envelope quinone oxidoreductase homolog: MATPKKTMRALQYDKYGGGAEGLKHVEVPIPSPKKGEVLLKMEAASINPIDWKIQKGMLRPFLPRTFPVIPVGDLSGEVVELGNGVTNFKPGDKVISISFPNGGGLAEYAVAPASLTVSRPPEVSAAEGACLPTAAATALQQLKTAGVNSFDGFSANNNNAPKNVLVTAASGGVGHYAVQLAKLAGLHATATCGARNLGFVRGLGADEVLDYKTHEGAKLQSPSGRKYDAVVHCATGTPWSVFAPVLADNCKVVDVTPGIAAAAKSFLQKVTFSKKRLVPLVLMPKKEEMEWLVDMAKQGKLKTVIDSKYPLSRAHEAWAKSIEGHATGKIVVEMGGAE; the protein is encoded by the exons ATGGCTACCCCAAAGAAGACGATGAGAGCTTTGCAGTACGACAAGTACGGCGGAGGAGCAGAAGGCCTCAAG CATGTGGAGGTGCCGATCCCGTCGCCGAAGAAGGGCGAGGTGCTGCTCAAGATGGAGGCGGCCAGCATCAACCCAATCGACTGGAAGATTCAGAAGGGCATGCTCCGGCCGTTCCTGCCCAGGACGTTCCCAGTTATACCAG TTGGTGATCTGTCTGGCGAAGTCGTCGAGCTGGGAAATGGCGTGACAAACTTCAAACCAGGGGACAAGGTCATCTCCATCAGCTTCCCG AACGGCGGGGGGCTCGCGGAGTACGCGGTGGCGCCGGCGTCACTTACGGTGTCACGGCCGCCCGAGGTGTCCGCGGCCGAAGGCGCCTGCCTGCCGACGGCTGCGGCCACCGCGCTCCAGCAGCTGAAGACCGCGGGGGTCAACAGCTTCGACGGCTTCAGCGCCAACAATAACAATGCCCCCAAGAACGTGCTGGTCACCGCGGCCTCCGGTGGCGTCGGCCACTACGCCGTGCAGCTAGCCAAGCTCGCGGGCCTCCACGCCACGGCCACCTGCGGCGCGCGCAACCTCGGCTTCGTCAGGGGGCTGGGAGCGGACGAGGTCCTGGACTACAAGACCCACGAGGGCGCCAAGCTACAGAGCCCCTCCGGGAGGAAGTACGACGCGGTGGTGCACTGCGCGACGGGCACCCCGTGGTCGGTGTTCGCGCCGGTGCTGGCCGACAACTGCAAGGTCGTCGACGTCACGCCCGGGATCGCAGCTGCCGCCAAGTCGTTCCTGCAGAAGGTGACATTCTCAAAGAAGAGGCTGGTGCCGCTGGTCCTGATGCCCAAGAAGGAGGAGATGGAGTGGCTGGTGGACATGGCGAAGCAGGGGAAGCTCAAGACGGTGATCGACTCCAAGTACCCGTTGAGCAGAGCGCACGAGGCGTGGGCGAAGAGCATCGAAGGGCACGCCACCGGCAAGATCGTTGTGGAAATGGGAGGTGCAGAGTGA
- the LOC133897624 gene encoding UDP-glucuronate 4-epimerase 6-like → MPPSGTSAVDAAAKGVKLERYASGGALLLRRAASGKIVSASSHLLFRATVIATLALVFLFTLHYPSLLSRSFHLSAGAAGDGSGGAHSASHRNLLMSSASAAGSYGGPAWEKEIRRSARPSRDGGISVLVTGAAGFVGAHCSLALKARGDGVLGLDNFNSYYDPSLKRARQRLLASRGVAVLDADINDGLLLEKLFDVAAFTHVLHLAAQAGVRYAMEAPQTYVASNVAGLVSVFEVAAKHADPQPAIVWASSSSVYGLNTDAPFSEEHRTDRPASLYAATKKAGEAIAHAYNHIYGLSITGLRFFTVYGPWGRPDMAYFFFARNIVAGEPITLFRAAGGADARRDFTYIDDIVKGCLGALDTAGKSTGSKSGKKSGPAPLRVYNLGNTSPVPVTRMVAILEKLLGKKANKRIVTMPSNGDVPFTHANVSHAAHDFGYHPTTSLEAGLRHFVEWFVNYYKLDTKIAKGARAADKSAKKKKAASMSASS, encoded by the coding sequence ATGCCGCCGTCGGGGACCAGCGCCGTGGACGCGGCGGCGAAGGGGGTCAAGCTGGAGCGGTACGCGAGCGGTGGCGCGCTCCTGCTGCGGCGCGCGGCGAGCGGCAAGATCGTGTCGGCGTCGTCGCACCTGCTCTTCCGCGCCACCGTAATCGCCACGCTCGCGCTCGTCTTCCTCTTCACGCTGCACTACCCGTCGCTCCTGTCCCGGTCCTTCCACCTCTCCGCCGGCGCTGCTGGCGACGGTTCTGGGGGCGCGCACTCCGCCTCGCACCGCAACCTGCTCAtgtcctcggcgtcggcggcggggtCCTACGGGGGCCCCGCGTGGGAGAAGGAGATACGGCGGAGCGCCAGGCCGAGTCGGGACGGGGGAATCTCCGTGCTGGTGACCGGTGCCGCGGGGTTCGTCGGCGCGCACTGCTCGCTCGCCCTGAAGGCCCgcggcgacggcgtgctcggcCTCGACAACTTCAACTCCTACTACGACCCGTCCCTGAAGCGCGCGCGGCAGAGGCTCCTGGCCAGCCGCGGCGTCGCCGTGCTCGACGCCGACATCAACGACGGCCTGCTGCTCGAGAAGCTGTTCGACGTGGCGGCGTTTACGCACGTGCTGCACCTGGCGGCGCAGGCCGGCGTGCGGTACGCGATGGAGGCGCCGCAGACGTATGTGGCCTCCAACGTGGCAGGGCTCGTCAGCGTGTTCGAGGTGGCGGCCAAGCACGCCGACCCGCAGCCGGCGATCGTCtgggcgtcgtcgtcgtcggtgtACGGGCTCAACACCGACGCGCCCTTCTCTGAGGAGCACCGCACCGACCGACCGGCGTCGCTGTACGCGGCGACCAAGAAGGCCGGCGAGGCCATCGCGCACGCCTACAACCACATCTACGGGCTCTCCATCACCGGCCTCCGGTTCTTCACCGTCTACGGGCCGTGGGGCCGCCCCGACATGGCCTACTTCTTCTTCGCCCGCAACATCGTCGCCGGTGAGCCCATCACGCTCTTCCGAGCGGCCGGCGGCGCCGACGCGCGCCGAGACTTCACCTACATCGACGACATCGTCAAGGGCTGCCTCGGCGCGCTCGACACCGCCGGCAAGAGCACCGGCTCCAAGTCCGGCAAGAAGAGCGGGCCCGCGCCGCTCCGCGTCTACAACCTCGGCAACACCTCCCCCGTGCCCGTCACCCGGATGGTCGCCATCCTGGAGAAGCTGCTCGGCAAGAAGGCCAACAAGCGCATCGTTACCATGCCCAGCAACGGCGACGTGCCCTTCACCCACGCCAACGTCAGCCACGCCGCGCACGACTTCGGCTACCACCCCACCACCTCCCTCGAGGCCGGCCTCCGGCACTTCGTCGAATGGTTCGTGAACTACTACAAGCTCGACACCAAGATCGCCAAGggcgcccgcgccgccgacAAGtccgcgaagaagaagaaagccgCATCCATGTCGGCATCGTCGTGA